From the uncultured Methanomethylovorans sp. genome, the window ACAACACGGAATATTGTTTCAGATCCTTTATTGAAATACCAGACAATATTCCATTTTTATTTGTTCATTATTTCATTAATGATTGAATTATTATCTTTTTTAGGAAAGGGGTTATCGCATGGAACTTACTGAGCTCTTCAGAGCTGTCAAAGACGGAACAATAGATATTGAGACCGCGGAACAAACAGGCACATGGTCTTGGTTTTGTGTCCTATTCAGATATCGCAAAACTTGATTCTCACAGAAAATGCAGAACTGGAGTTATCGAGGCAATTCTTGCCGATTGCAAAGAGCCTGATGATGTTGTGGAGATTGCAAGGGTCATGCTCTCACAGAGCAAAAGAACTCTGATCACCCGTGTATCTGCAAAACATCTTGAAGCCATTAAAGCAGCATTTGGTGACGATAAACTTGAGTGGAATAACAGGGCGCGTACGGTTGTAGTTCATGATGGTAATCCTGTTCCAAGAACTGGCGGAGTTGTAGGCATCATTTCTGCAGGTACGGCAGACATTCCAGTTGCAGAAGAGGCTAAGGTTGCAGCTTCTGAGATAGATGTGAAATTGTTACTGTGTATGATGTAAGGGTTGCAGGGATTCATAGACTCGTTCCAGAACTTCAGAATTTGAGATCGAAGAATCCGGGGATATCGTGGTTGCAGCCGGAAGGGAAGGCACTCTTCCCACAATAGTCTCGGGACTTGTTGATGTACCTGTGATCGGTCTTCCTGTTTCTACAGGCTATGGTGCAGGTGGCAAAGGAGAAGCTGCTCTGTTGTCAATGCTCCAGTCCTGTTCCACACTTGCAGTTGTAAATATTGATGCAGGTTTTGTTGCGGGAGCATATGCAGCCAGGATAGCAAACATGATTGCAGCTGCAGGAATAGTAGAAAAAGAATGGAAGAAAGAAAAGGAATAAACAGGGATGCTTTGAAAACTTAACACAGGAAGAAGTTTTATGAAATCACTTATATTCAATCCTTTTTCCGGGGTAGCCGGAGATATGATCCTTGGATGTACTCTGGACCTCGGAGCTGACAGGGAAGCCGTAAAAGAACTTATAGAAGCCTCTGTACCTGTATCTGTTGACATAAGAGAAGTTGTAAAAGAAGGAATTAAAGCTGTAGATGTCAAGATAAATGTACCTGAAAGAGAGCATGTACGCACATATCCCGAACTTGTGGACTTGATAAAGGAAGCAAAACTGCCTTCCAGAGTGGAGGCAAGTGCTCTTTATATTTTTTTGAAGATGGCAGAAGCCGAGGCTTCGGTTCATGGAGAAAAAGATCTTGAAAAACTCCATTTTCATGAGGTGGGACAAAGTGATGCCCTTGCAGATGTCATTGGTTCTTCGGCAGCTATCCATTCCCTTGGATGTGATTCTGTTTACTGCACTCCTATAAATGTGGAAAGTGGAACGATAGAATGCGCACATGGGACTCTGCCTGTACCAGCTCCGGCTACCCTTGAACTACTCAGGAAAGGAAAACTCTATTTCAGAGGGGGAAATGAGGAAAAAGAACTTTTGACTCCGACAGGAGCTGCTATCCTTTCCCATTTTGCAAGACCTGTAGAGACCTTTCCTCCGGGGAGGGTAATTTCAATAGGCTATGGAGCCGGAGATACCGAGCTTAAAGGGCCAAATGTGCTTCAGGGAGTATTATCTGATTTGGATTCCTGTCTGATTCCGGATATGATAGAAATACTTGAGACAAATGCTGATGATGTAAGCGGAGAAGTACTTGGTAATCTGTTTGAGGAATTGCTTGCTATGGGGGCGAAAGATGTGGCAATTATTCCGGCAACAATGAAAAAAGGTCGTCCAGCCCATATTATCAAGGTCATTGCAAAACCAGAGGACAGTGCAAAGCTCGCCCGGAAGATCATTATCGAGACCGGTTCTCTGGGAGTAAGAG encodes:
- the larC gene encoding nickel pincer cofactor biosynthesis protein LarC, which gives rise to MKSLIFNPFSGVAGDMILGCTLDLGADREAVKELIEASVPVSVDIREVVKEGIKAVDVKINVPEREHVRTYPELVDLIKEAKLPSRVEASALYIFLKMAEAEASVHGEKDLEKLHFHEVGQSDALADVIGSSAAIHSLGCDSVYCTPINVESGTIECAHGTLPVPAPATLELLRKGKLYFRGGNEEKELLTPTGAAILSHFARPVETFPPGRVISIGYGAGDTELKGPNVLQGVLSDLDSCLIPDMIEILETNADDVSGEVLGNLFEELLAMGAKDVAIIPATMKKGRPAHIIKVIAKPEDSAKLARKIIIETGSLGVRVIPTRHRLMAARRIESLKFEIEGEIYETAIKIARDPEGVLLNISAEFEDCKKITKLSGIPVKEVMRRAEEDARKLFS